A genomic window from Betta splendens chromosome 24, fBetSpl5.4, whole genome shotgun sequence includes:
- the mcm3 gene encoding DNA replication licensing factor MCM3: MATDMVDEQEMREAQRDYLDFLDDDQDQGIYQSKVRDMISENKARLIVNINDLRRRNENRAAKLMSNAFEELLAFQRALKDLVASVDATYAKQHEEFFIGLEGSFGSKHVTPRTLTSRLLGSMVCVEGIITKCSLVRPKVVRSVHYCPATKKTLERKYTDMTSLDAFPSNAIYPTKDEENNPLETEFGLSSYKDHQTITVQEMPEKAPAGQLPRSVDIILDNDLVDMVKPGDRVQIIGTYRCLPGKKGGFTSGTFRTIMIACNVKQMSKEVSPHFSADDVAKIRNFSRTRAKDVFDQLARSLAPSIHGHEYIKKAILCMLLGGVEKVLENGSRIRGDINVLLIGDPSVAKSQLLRYVLHTAPRAIPTTGRGSSGVGLTAAVTTDQETGERRLEAGAMVLADRGVVCIDEFDKMSDMDRTAIHEVMEQGRVTIAKAGIHARLNARCSVLAAANPVYGRYDQYKTPMENIGLQDSLLSRFDLLFIVLDQMDPEQDREISDHVLRMHRYRDPREQEGAAMSLGGTVDILATEDPDAIADDQEELQIYEKHNNLLHGSKRKRDKIVSKEFMRKYIHIAKGVTPVLTEEAANHIAEEYSRLRGQEQLGSDIARTSPVTARTLETLIRLSTAHAKARMSKAIELEDSEVAVELVQFAYFKKVLEKVKKRSRQEQDSGSEEEDEEASTQRSQRTVRKRGRRGSQSGEPYSPYDFSEEQDVPQIQAGTPKPAKPQQKEPEEPMDATSQAEEPELSAERLKEFKSSLFAVFQSAHAQSVKMKMLMADINKEAQKQFTEPEVRTALARMQDDNQVMVADDIIFLI; encoded by the exons ATGGCGACTGATATGGTTGATGAACAGGAGATGAGGGAGGCTCAGAGGGACTACCTGGACTTTCTAGATGATGAC CAAGATCAGGGCATCTATCAAAGCAAAGTCCGGGACATGATCAGCGAGAATAAGGCTCGACTCATAGTCAACATCAACGACCTGAGGAGACGCAACGAGAACCGGGCTGCAAA GCTGATGAGCAACGCCTTCGAGGAGCTGCTGGCGTTTCAAAGGGCCCTGAAGGACCTGGTGGCCTCGGTGGACGCCACCTACGCCAAGCAGCATGAGGAGTTCTTCATCGGGCTGGAGGGCAGCTTTGGCTCCAAGCACGTCACCCCTCGCACGCTCACCTCCCGACTGCTGGGCAGCATGGTGTGTGTGGAAGGCATCATCACAAAGT GTTCCCTGGTGCGGCCCAAGGTGGTGCGTAGCGTCCACTACTGCCCGGCAACCAAAAAGACACTGGAGAGGAAGTACACGGATATGACGTCTCTGGATGCGTTCCCTTCCAACGCCATCTACCCCACCAAG GATGAGGAGAACAACCCTCTGGAGACAGAGTTTGGCCTGTCCAGCTATAAAGATCACCAGACCATCACGGTGCAGGAGATGCCGGAGAAGGCCCCCGCTGGCCAGCTGCCGCGCTCAGTGGACATCATCCTGGACAACGACCTGGTGGACATGGTCAAGCCGGGAGACCGGGTTCAGATCATTGGAACGTACCGGTGCCTGCCTGGCAAGAAGGGAGGATTCACCTCGGGGACATTCAG GACCATCATGATAGCCTGCAATGTTAAACAAATGAGTAAGGAGGTGTCCCCCCACTTCTCTGCCGACGACGTGGCCAAAATCAGGAACTTTAGCCGGACCCGAGCCAAA gATGTGTTTGATCAGCTAGCTCGCTCTCTGGCTCCCAGCATCCACGGCCACGAGTACATCAAAAAGGCCATTCTGTGCATGTTGCTGGGCGGGGTGGAGAAGGTGCTGGAGAACGGCTCCCGCATCAGAGGCGACATCAACGTCCTCCTCATCG GTGATCCATCGGTAGCCAAGTCACAGCTGCTGCGTTACGTCCTTCACACAGCACCCAGAGCCATCCCCACCACCGGACGAGGCTCCTCCGGCGTGGGTCTGACCGCTGCCGTCACCACTGACCAGGAGACCG GTGAGCGTCGCCTGGAGGCAGGCGCCATGGTTCTGGCCGACCGCGGCGTGGTGTGCATTGACGAGTTCGACAAGATGTCCGACATGGATCGCACGGCCATCCACGAGGTGATGGAGCAGGGCCGCGTCACCATCGCGAAGGCTGGCATCCACGCCCGCCTCAACGCCCGCTGCTCTGTGCTGGCAGCCGCCAACCCCGTGTACGGCAGG TACGACCAGTATAAAACCCCCATGGAGAACATCGGTCTGCAGGACTCGCTGCTGTCGCGTTTCGATCTCCTCTTCATCGTGCTGGACCAGATGGACCCTGAACAGGACCGCGAGATCTCGGACCATGTGCTGAGGATGCACAGATACCGCGACCCCCGCGAGCAGGAGGGAGCAG CCATGTCTCTTGGTGGGACGGTGGACATCCTGGCTACGGAAGACCCAGACGCGATAGCAGATGATcaagaggagctgcagatctatgagaaacacaacaacctGCTCCATGGAAGCAAGAGAAAGAG GGATAAGATTGTGAGTAAAGAGTTCATGAGGAAGTACATCCACATCGCAAAGGGCGTGACGCCAGTGCTGACGGAGGAAGCTGCCAATCACATTGCGGAAGAATACTCGAGGCTGAGGGGCCAGGAGCAGCTGGGCTCTGATATCGCCAGG ACCTCTCCAGTGACGGCCCGAACGCTGGAGACGCTGATCCGTCTGTCCACAGCGCACGCCAAGGCCCGCATGAGCAAAGCCATAGAGCTGGAGGACTCGGAGGTGGCCGTGGAGCTCGTCCAGTTCGCCTACTTCAAAAAG GTTTTGGAGAAAGTGAAGAAACGTTCAAGACAGGAGCAGGATTCTggttcagaggaggaggacgaggaggcatCGACTCAGCGTTCACAGAGAACTGTGAGGAAGAG GGGGCGACGTGGTTCTCAGAGCGGCGAACCATACAGCCCATATGACTTCAGTGAAGAGCAGGACGTCCCACAGA TTCAGGCAGGCACACCAAAACCAGCCAAGCCACAGCAAAAAGAGCCGGAGGAGCCAATGGACGCTACATCACAGGCTGAGGAGCCAGAACTCTCTGCAGAAAG GCTCAAAGAGTTCAAGTCGTCCCTGTTCGCCGTCTTCCAGTCGGCTCACGCTCAGTCTGTGAAGATGAAGATGCTCATGGCCGACATCAACAAGGAGGCACAGAAGCAGTTCACGGAGCCCGAGGTGCGCACCGCCTTGGCTCGCATGCAGGACGACAACCAGGTCATGGTGGCCGATgacatcatcttcctcatctga
- the znf395b gene encoding zinc finger protein 395b isoform X2, whose translation MGPEDRPGLGSGTCPSGPQACVSTNMYNSNGPAVQKTQVCTQGCVLAEKAPVGSEHHRGNTLIAEQVWRNLATPPQTAATTLHRSNASATGEARCSFRSPESVEMDEIMAAMVLTSLSCSPVVQSPPQTDTGAGGSSAAADMECGGGELSDSGSSGYWSWDHGNVSPAASPSVMEMDSSPDEGLHMDLEHGEESCAKKSKSSFRSVYKCLWPSCGKLLTSSVGIKRHIRVLHLGGSEQSQREEDFYYTKISCEAVDVGPAPAPAPAPPQQALGQAPSSRLSWGSCTSPPGLGLQIPPAHRPRSNSSSGPGISRPSPLSQSAPSSFWQIHSEHLYQACSPFQVSVGPRSPSSQGLTPSASISGHSNTLMVKPRFRSVSVGEQWLQQNRLQPVSASPSRSHCSFRKGRGEAKKCRKVYGVERKDQWCTACRWKKACQRFPD comes from the exons ATGGGACCTGAGGACAGACCTGGTTTGGGTTCAGGAACCTGCCCATCGGGACCACAAGCGTGTGTCTCTACAAACATGTACAACAGCAACGGGCCTGCAGTTCAGAAGACCCAA GTGTGCACCCAGGGCTGTGTCCTGGCTGAGAAAGCGCCCGTGGGGAGTGAGCATCACAGGGGCAACACGCTAATAGCTGAGCAGGTCTGGAGGAACCTGGCCACTCCGCCGCAGACTGCGGCAACCACATTGCACCGCAGCAACGCGTCAGCGACTGGAGAGGCACGATGCAG TTTCCGCAGCCCCGAATCGGTGGAGATGGACGAGATCATGGCAGCCATGGTTCTGACCAGCCTTTCCTGTAGCCCTGTGGTCCAGAGCcctccacagacagacactggagCAG GTGGCtcgtcggcggcggcggacaTGGAGTGTGGTGGCGGGGAGCTCTCTGACAGTGGCAGCAGCGGCTACTGGAGCTGGGACCACGGTAACGTGAGCCCTGCAGCCTCGCCGTCTGTCATGGAGATGGACAGCAGCCCCGATGAAGGCCTGCACATGGACCTGGAGCACGGAGAGGAGAGCTGTGCCAAAAAGTCAAAG aGCTCCTTCAGAAGTGTGTACAAGTGTCTATGGCCCAGTTGTGGTAAACTGCTCACCTCATCCGTCGGAATCAAAAGACACATCCGCGTGCTGCACCTGGG CGGGTCAGAACAGTCTCAGAGAGAAGAGGACTTCTACTACACCAAGATCTCCTGCGAGGCTGTGGACGTCGGCCCcgctccggctccagctccggctcctccCCAGCAGGCTCTGGGCCAGGCTCCGTCCTCTCGCCTCAGCTGGGGCTCCTGCACTTCACCTCCGGGCTTGGGGCTCCAGATCCCCCCCGCTCACAGACCCAGGTCCAACTCCAGCTCTGGGCCGGGCATCAGCCGGCCCAGTCCGCTCAGCCAGTCGGCACCCAGCAGCTTCTGGCAGATCCACTCAGAGCATCTCTATCAG GCCTGTAGCCCCTTCCAGGTTTCTGTGGGGCCCAGGAGCCCCAGCAGCCAGGGCTTGACCCCCTCCGCCTCCATTTCTGGTCATAGTAATACTCTG ATGGTGAAACCTCGTTTCCGCTCTGTCAGTGTCGGGGAACAGTGGCTCCAGCAGAACCGTCTGCAGCCTGTGAGCGCGTCGCCCTcccgctcccactgctccttcaG GAAGGGTCGCGGTGAGGCCAAAAAGTGTCGCAAGGTGTACGGGGTGGAGCGCAAGGATCAGTGGTGCACTGCCTGCCGCTGGAAGAAGGCGTGCCAGCGTTTTCCTGACTGA
- the il17a/f3 gene encoding interleukin 17a/f3 isoform X1: MTAALVSQVLRALIVVGLAAPLHAAKNNRSAPVKLWNGTGLRGKTVKLLLDPSVQLRAPSRSVSSIASQSLSPWTYSYSIDESRIPRSIAQAQCLTSGCQTLQGGGEDLALEAKPIYYQVLVLHRVQQNPTKSPTKKKKKYKYKLGTELVAVGCTCVRPSVLPQQ; this comes from the exons ATGACTGCTGCTCTCGTTTCCCAGGTGCTGAGAGCTCTGATCGTGGTGGGTCTGGCCGCCCCGCTGCACGCCGCTAAGAACAACCGCTCGGCGCCCGTGAAGCTGTGGAATGGAACCGGACTCAGAGGCAAGACGGTGAAGCTGCTCCTGGACCCCTCGGTGCAGCTTCGCGCCCCCAGCAGGTCCGTATCCTCCATCGCCAGCCAGTCCCTGTCACCGTGGACCTACAG CTACTCAATTGATGAGTCGCGAATTCCCAGGAGCATCGCCCAGGCCCAGTGCCTCACGTCTGGCTGCCAGACCCTgcagggaggaggcgaggatCTCGCTTTGGAAGCCAAACCCATCTACTACCAGGTGCTGGTTCTGCACAG AGTCCAACAAAATCCAACCAAAAGTCCaaccaaaaagaaaaagaagtatAAATACAAACTAGGGACGGAGCTGGTTGCAGTGGGCTGTACCTGCGTGAGGCCCAGTGTCCTACCACAGCAGTGA
- the paqr8 gene encoding membrane progestin receptor beta, translating into MSGDILQRLSTLNLNIKHLNLLPHLPRLIPSSLPSPSPTVAASQVPTLFQEPYILSGYRPLKQDWRCYLLSLFQKHNESLNVWTHLLAGPVLLLRWWANVGALGYTLDASSLPLTLFLVSSLTYQFLSVTAHLLQSHSEHAHYFFFFMDYVGVAVYQYGCSLGHYFYASELGWRESYVGLMFLPGAAFFGWLSCAGCCFAKSRYRRPYPLQRKICQLIPTTLAYILDISPIVHRLFTISWTQEPSLHFHALQIASFLLSALFFSFPIPERFFPGLCDFVGHGHQIFHVFLSMCTVFQLEALFQDYARRRDTIVEVFGERQLWWACVSFPALFLCCTLTALLTMSHVSKQLQGKQGRDK; encoded by the coding sequence ATGTCTGGCGATATCCTGCAACGTCTCAGCACCTTGAACCTGAACATCAAGCACCTGAACCTTCTTCCACACCTCCCGCGCCTCATCCCATCCTCCCTGCCCTCACCCAGCCCCACTGTCGCCGCCTCGCAGGTCCCCACGCTCTTCCAAGAACCCTACATCCTGTCGGGCTACCGACCTCTGAAGCAGGACTGGCGCTGCTACCTCCTCAGCCTCTTTCAGAAACACAACGAATCCCTGAACGTGTGGACTCATTTGCTGGCAGGCCccgtgctgctgctccgctggtGGGCCAACGTAGGTGCCCTGGGGTACACCTTGGATGCCTCTTCTTTACCTCTGACTCTCTTCTTAGTGTCCTCGCTGACCTATCAATTCCTCAGCGTGACGGCTCACCTTTTGCAGTCCCACTCCGAACATGCACactattttttcttcttcatggaTTACGTGGGTGTTGCCGTGTATCAGTACGGTTGCTCGCTCGGCCATTATTTCTACGCTTCTGAGCTGGGGTGGAGAGAAAGCTATGTGGGGCTGATGTTTTTGCCAGGAGCTGCATTCTTTGGGTGGCTGTCCTGCGCTGGCTGCTGTTTCGCCAAATCTAGGTATCGCCGGCCTTATCCACTACAGCGGAAAATCTGCCAGCTGATCCCCACCACCCTGGCGTACATTTTGGACATAAGTCCCATAGTCCACCGCCTCTTCACCATCTCCTGGACCCAAGAGCCATCACTGCACTTCCATGCCCTCCAGAtcgcctccttccttctttccgccctcttcttctccttccccATTCCTGAGCGGTTCTTCCCAGGTCTCTGTGACTTTGTGGGCCATGGTCACCAGATCTTCCATGTGTTTCTGTCAATGTGTACCGTGTTCCAGCTGGAAGCCCTGTTCCAGGACTACGCCAGGCGAAGGGATACGATAGTGGAGGTATTTGGAGAGAGGCAGCTGTGGTGGGCCTGTGTATCCTTCCCCGCCCTGTTCTTGTGCTGTACGCTGACGGCGCTCCTCACAATGAGTCACGTGAGCAAACAACTGCAGGGTAAACAAGGCCGTGATAAGTGA
- the il17a/f3 gene encoding interleukin 17a/f3 isoform X2, with protein sequence MLLVLRALIVVGLAAPLHAAKNNRSAPVKLWNGTGLRGKTVKLLLDPSVQLRAPSRSVSSIASQSLSPWTYSYSIDESRIPRSIAQAQCLTSGCQTLQGGGEDLALEAKPIYYQVLVLHRVQQNPTKSPTKKKKKYKYKLGTELVAVGCTCVRPSVLPQQ encoded by the exons ATGCTGCTG GTGCTGAGAGCTCTGATCGTGGTGGGTCTGGCCGCCCCGCTGCACGCCGCTAAGAACAACCGCTCGGCGCCCGTGAAGCTGTGGAATGGAACCGGACTCAGAGGCAAGACGGTGAAGCTGCTCCTGGACCCCTCGGTGCAGCTTCGCGCCCCCAGCAGGTCCGTATCCTCCATCGCCAGCCAGTCCCTGTCACCGTGGACCTACAG CTACTCAATTGATGAGTCGCGAATTCCCAGGAGCATCGCCCAGGCCCAGTGCCTCACGTCTGGCTGCCAGACCCTgcagggaggaggcgaggatCTCGCTTTGGAAGCCAAACCCATCTACTACCAGGTGCTGGTTCTGCACAG AGTCCAACAAAATCCAACCAAAAGTCCaaccaaaaagaaaaagaagtatAAATACAAACTAGGGACGGAGCTGGTTGCAGTGGGCTGTACCTGCGTGAGGCCCAGTGTCCTACCACAGCAGTGA
- the LOC114850118 gene encoding uncharacterized protein LOC114850118 encodes MAPLGFVNMLGWFPSMEVGVVSIVFVILSIVLLAICAQCHRNASTYGVNRPTTNAASRLNERSGFACGCSGNGGGNGGNGGGGNGGNGGGGDNCGNGGGGGNGGGGNGGGGNGGGGNGGGGNGGGGNSGC; translated from the exons ATGGCTCCACTAGGTTTCGTCAATATGTTGGGTTGGTTTCCATCCATGGAGGTTGGCGTTGTCTCCATTGTTTTTGTCATCCTCAGCATTGTTCTTCTGGCCATTTGTGCCCAGTGCCACAG GAACGCTTCCACATATGGGGTAAACAGACCCACG ACCAACGCTGCAAGCCGACTAAATGAAAGGAGTGGATTTGCTTGCGGTTGCAGTGGTAACGGCGGCGGTAACGGTGGTAATGGCGGCGGCGGTAACGGTGGtaatggcggcggcggcgataACTGTGGTAATGGCGGCGGTGGCGGTAACGGCGGCGGAGGTAACGGCGGCGGCGGTAACGGCGGCGGCGGTAACGGCGGCGGCGGTAACGGCGGCGGCGGTAACAGCGGCTGCTAG
- the znf395b gene encoding zinc finger protein 395b isoform X1, which translates to MGPEDRPGLGSGTCPSGPQACVSTNMYNSNGPAVQKTQVCTQGCVLAEKAPVGSEHHRGNTLIAEQVWRNLATPPQTAATTLHRSNASATGEARCSFRSPESVEMDEIMAAMVLTSLSCSPVVQSPPQTDTGAGGSSAAADMECGGGELSDSGSSGYWSWDHGNVSPAASPSVMEMDSSPDEGLHMDLEHGEESCAKKSKSSFRSVYKCLWPSCGKLLTSSVGIKRHIRVLHLGSGSEQSQREEDFYYTKISCEAVDVGPAPAPAPAPPQQALGQAPSSRLSWGSCTSPPGLGLQIPPAHRPRSNSSSGPGISRPSPLSQSAPSSFWQIHSEHLYQACSPFQVSVGPRSPSSQGLTPSASISGHSNTLMVKPRFRSVSVGEQWLQQNRLQPVSASPSRSHCSFRKGRGEAKKCRKVYGVERKDQWCTACRWKKACQRFPD; encoded by the exons ATGGGACCTGAGGACAGACCTGGTTTGGGTTCAGGAACCTGCCCATCGGGACCACAAGCGTGTGTCTCTACAAACATGTACAACAGCAACGGGCCTGCAGTTCAGAAGACCCAA GTGTGCACCCAGGGCTGTGTCCTGGCTGAGAAAGCGCCCGTGGGGAGTGAGCATCACAGGGGCAACACGCTAATAGCTGAGCAGGTCTGGAGGAACCTGGCCACTCCGCCGCAGACTGCGGCAACCACATTGCACCGCAGCAACGCGTCAGCGACTGGAGAGGCACGATGCAG TTTCCGCAGCCCCGAATCGGTGGAGATGGACGAGATCATGGCAGCCATGGTTCTGACCAGCCTTTCCTGTAGCCCTGTGGTCCAGAGCcctccacagacagacactggagCAG GTGGCtcgtcggcggcggcggacaTGGAGTGTGGTGGCGGGGAGCTCTCTGACAGTGGCAGCAGCGGCTACTGGAGCTGGGACCACGGTAACGTGAGCCCTGCAGCCTCGCCGTCTGTCATGGAGATGGACAGCAGCCCCGATGAAGGCCTGCACATGGACCTGGAGCACGGAGAGGAGAGCTGTGCCAAAAAGTCAAAG aGCTCCTTCAGAAGTGTGTACAAGTGTCTATGGCCCAGTTGTGGTAAACTGCTCACCTCATCCGTCGGAATCAAAAGACACATCCGCGTGCTGCACCTGGG CAGCGGGTCAGAACAGTCTCAGAGAGAAGAGGACTTCTACTACACCAAGATCTCCTGCGAGGCTGTGGACGTCGGCCCcgctccggctccagctccggctcctccCCAGCAGGCTCTGGGCCAGGCTCCGTCCTCTCGCCTCAGCTGGGGCTCCTGCACTTCACCTCCGGGCTTGGGGCTCCAGATCCCCCCCGCTCACAGACCCAGGTCCAACTCCAGCTCTGGGCCGGGCATCAGCCGGCCCAGTCCGCTCAGCCAGTCGGCACCCAGCAGCTTCTGGCAGATCCACTCAGAGCATCTCTATCAG GCCTGTAGCCCCTTCCAGGTTTCTGTGGGGCCCAGGAGCCCCAGCAGCCAGGGCTTGACCCCCTCCGCCTCCATTTCTGGTCATAGTAATACTCTG ATGGTGAAACCTCGTTTCCGCTCTGTCAGTGTCGGGGAACAGTGGCTCCAGCAGAACCGTCTGCAGCCTGTGAGCGCGTCGCCCTcccgctcccactgctccttcaG GAAGGGTCGCGGTGAGGCCAAAAAGTGTCGCAAGGTGTACGGGGTGGAGCGCAAGGATCAGTGGTGCACTGCCTGCCGCTGGAAGAAGGCGTGCCAGCGTTTTCCTGACTGA